Sequence from the Hirundo rustica isolate bHirRus1 chromosome 9, bHirRus1.pri.v3, whole genome shotgun sequence genome:
AGCCCCCTGCACAGGTCAAGCTCAGCAAGTCCccacctgcagccagccccacgcccacctcctccagccctgccagcagctctcagtgAACACAGGTGTGCGCCACACTGCACTGTAATCATCTGGCTGCTTTGGCATTTTGGGAACGTGCAAAAATGGTGCAAAACAGTCTGCACTAACTCATGCCCTCATTTaatgtccctgctctgtgtccccggcaatgctcctgcagcacacaCGGGCATTGCTGCTGCATTGACACCTCCTGGAGtacccagcccctggagcaccAAACCCAGCCCCTGTGGTTTGACATGGCTGAGAAGCCAGAATTATCTAATCCTCATATTTAACCTCTTCCAGGTGATGGGCAAGAACAGGATTTCTAAGGGGTATTACACAGACAAATAAAGGTACAACTCTAGATGCACAAATGCACCAGATCCCGCAGGAAGGGATAGCAGGGGGAAATATTACTCCTTACTTGGCTTGGTCCTCTCTCTGCACTTATGATTCCAGAAAACTACACAGTTATAGGGAAGGATAAGTTGCTATCTTCCTCAAAAAGAGGAGGGAAGTGAACTTGATAGGTTTATCTTCACTGGTTCCCAAACACATACCTTATGGAAAGTGCCACCTTTCACCTGGTCCCAGTCCCTTCCATCATAGGACGTGACACTCACAGTATCCCTGACTTCTCTGGGGACATAGCTGTGGAGAATCTGGTACAGCCTCTTTGTCCGGGAAATGGAGATGTCGTTGGCTGCCAGATGCCCTGACAGGACAGAACAGGCACACTGGGAATGTCACTTTTGCAAAAACACATCCGATTCCCAGCTCTTACACACAGAAACTATTCACGGTCAGACATGAACGGGTGCAGTACACTCCTCCAGCCCCGTTTCACACATGGGAACAAGGGAACCCTCATCCCCACTCACCACAAAACCCagtctgcagcagagccagagtCTTCCCACCCGGAGCCGCACAGAGGTCGAGGACAAAGTCACCCGGCTGCACGTTGAGCgccaggacaggcaggagagATGCTGCATCCATGAGGTAATAGTCGAGGAGCCCCAGAGAATCCGGCCTGGAAATCATCAGTTTGAATAGCAAAAGCCAGTGttggaagggaaagaaaataaaagagcagtTGGAAGTGAGGATGGGGACACACGGAAGCAGCTCCTGACGCTGGGAAAGACCGCCGTGGTCTGTCAGGGATGTCTCACCGTGCAGGGCGAAAGCGCGTGATGTCGCCCCTGGGGAAGGTGTAGCACTTGATTTTGGAGCTGATGGAGGCGCCAAGTGGTGGGGACATCTCTGCCTGTGCCATCATCTCTGCCTGTGCCATCATTTCTGCCTGCATCACAGTCCTGCCCTCTCCAGAGCCTTCCTGGCACCCTCTGGCCGCTGCCCCCACAGCTGCACCGCGCTGCCATTGCTGCGCCTTTTGGGAGGCCTCGGAAACGAAATCGGCGGCGTTGAGCGGCTCCAGCTCTTGGGGAACGTGGTCAGCAGCAGCGAAGTTGTTGAGGAGGGCCCCGTACTTCTGCTCGCAGAGCAGGCCAGCACGCACCGAGGGCCGCAGCGCGCCCAGGCGCAGGCTGTAGCTCGTGTCGAAGTGGTGCAGCGCCAGCCGCGTGGACGGGATGCGCGGGGCCGTGGCGGCCTTGTGGGGGGAAAGAACAGAAGtgttaaaagacaaaatacCTCGATACCCCCAGACCCAGCCTCCCCACCCACCCAACCTTCATGTTCTTCTGGGAGAACGCAGCactgggctctgtgctgccagaaGTCTGTGAGGCCCTTCCGGAGTGTCCAGataggacctgagggaatggcatGAAGCTGTGACAGGGGGACTTATGTTGGATAACAGGACAAGGCTTTTCACCCAcggggtggctgggcactgaaggaggctccccagggaagcggtCACAGCACCAAGTCTGAGTTCAAGAaccatttggacaatgctctcaggcacagggcgGGATTGTTGGGAgcatcctgtgcagggccaagagCTGCGGCCTGATgcatcccttccagctcaggctATTCAGCGGTTCCAGGATGTCGTGAGCGGCCCGGTGTGGATGGGGGGCCCGGGGCGGGCACGGCTGCACAGAGCGGCAGCACGAGGGCGCAGCGAGAGGCGAAAAGGGGGATGAGAAGGGGATTTCAGTGGGGCGCAGAAGGGTTCGTGGGGACCACGGCGGGGCGCAAGCAGCGCCGGCCCAGCTCACCCACTTCTCCTTGTGGCGGTGCCGGCGCGGCGCCGCTCCCGGTCCCGCCGCCGTGCCCGGTCCCCGCCGCagcagcgcggccgccgcccgcccgcgcccgcCCAGCGCCGCCATCGCCGCCCGCCTTCCGGGGCGGGACCGCGCGGCGAGCGGCCGCCGCTCCGGGAAACGCGCCCGCGGCGGGGGCCGAACCAAaggggctttaaggtcccttccggCCTAAAGGTCCGGTGATTACTGAGCAGGgttggagcagcagctgctgaaaagGATGCGGCAACAAGCGCGCTTTGCAGCAGAAACGCGCAGGCACGGCTGgaccctgccctgtgccaccggggaaaaaacaaaccaaccaaaaaaaacccacaccaaaacctAACGAACTTACATGGCACGCTTACCCAAATAATAAAAGTCTGAATCTGCATGAAGTACTACATGGCTAAAGAGCAGCCAAATTTATAAGGTGGCGGCTTTCATTACACTTTGAAGCATAGCCGAGAAATTTTCTGCCCTGTGAGATAGCCTGGTTTTCCTCCTAGCAAACATTCTCTCTCGCGAAAGGAGCAGGCAGATCACGGGCAGGACAGTGCCAGGGTGAAGAGAACGGGCTGGTAACTCACACAGAAAGGCTTTAGCTCCCCCCAGGTGACCCTGACGGGGCTCGAGCAGGTGAAGCACTCCCATGTGCCTCCACAGCCCCGTGGCAGGTTTCATGGGCAAGAAGgcagctggctgctgccaggaggctcttccagctgctggcagaagcAGGAGACAGGGAGAGATAGGTGACATCTTTCCcctgagggtggggaggaacTGTTCTCTCCTAGAAAAGGATCACTCCCCTCAGTCTAACTTAGAACATACTGTGTGAACAACACTGGTCATGTGGGGCTTAGGAATAATTTTTGTGGCTCCAACAGACAAATTATTCCCCATGGGATCGGTGTGCAGCAGCTGTCCATCACGGCAGCACAAAAAACGATATTCCCACAAGTGAGGAAAACTCTCCCACCCTTAACTGGGCTCTGACACCCGCTGATTTCATCTCGACCCAGTACAAGGCAGAAGCACGAAAACTAGGAAATAAACACAGGGCACTTCCACAGGAACTCTCAACGTTTAATATGGAAAATTACAGAACATCAACacgtttgttttattttgcacagcTGCACATCTTCCAGGAGCACAGAGGCAGTGACAGGCTGCCAGGAAGCCATTTCGTTCATGCTCAGCATGGAGGATGGACTGCAGGAAGCAGAACTGTGATCCAGGAACCGCTGGCACCGGCTGTGGAAGCAGATGGACAACCATGCCCGCCTTCACTTCAGCTTACTAAAAAGCTTGTGAGCAacctggaaagaaagagagcCCTCAGTAACTCATGGTTCAGGGATGGAAATCAGCAAGGTGTCACCACCTGCCCCGTGGTTTTCTGGGCCCCCAATGCACACAGCTCCACAACCCCGGCTTTTATTCTGCAACAAGTCATTCTAGAAAGCTATTGAGATGCCTTACAAAGCTTTAGCTCAGGTTCAAAAggtttaattttcaaatggCAAATACAAGGCAGAAATAGCCATGTGCCATTTGCAGGGTACAAACACTGGGTTTGAGTTATTTGATTGTTTAATAACATACCGATCCCAGCAAGATCTGTTGTAACATGGAGGAACTAAACATTAAGCAAGAAAACAGCACCgaacagctcccacagctcacACCCAACCTGGCAGCACTGTGAGCAGCGTGGAtgaaggcagctctgctcagagccGCAGAGCAGGGACGCTGCACTTACACAGTGGTCCCTGGCGTGCAGGAAGTCGAAGAGCTCCTCTGTGCACTGCTCCTCTGTCTCGGAGCGGGAGGACACCCGCGCgtcacacagctccagccgctCCCGCGCCTTCACGCATTTCTCCGTCTGCTCGCAGTGCTCCCGCACCGTGGTCAGCGGGTCCTGCGGACACGGGGCTGCggtgagcacagggacacccccgCACACCGCCTCCCCCCGATCCCCGGCGCTCTAAGAGGGAGCCCGGCATCCACACCGCAGCCCGGCCTCCCCACGGAGCTCCGGACGGCCGGCACGGCGCGGCCCCGCCAGAGCCCCCTGAGCCTGTTCTTCGGCGCTGACGGCCCCGGGCAGCCGCCCCCGGCAGTTGCGAGTCCCCGCCTCGGCTCCCCGTCTTACCACGagctcttcctcttcctcctgcggAAAGACAAGAGAGCAGAGCGTTACGGCCCGGCTGCCCGTGCGGGGGAGCGGTGCGGGCCCGGCGCCGCCCCGCGCTCACCTCGGGCTCCCCGCGCCGACCCATTGCGCTCCCGCCGCACAGAAGGACTCGCCAGGG
This genomic interval carries:
- the LOC120756406 gene encoding cytochrome b-c1 complex subunit 6, mitochondrial; amino-acid sequence: MGRRGEPEEEEEELVDPLTTVREHCEQTEKCVKARERLELCDARVSSRSETEEQCTEELFDFLHARDHCVAHKLFSKLK
- the NSUN4 gene encoding 5-methylcytosine rRNA methyltransferase NSUN4 isoform X1, whose translation is MQIQTFIIWAATAPRIPSTRLALHHFDTSYSLRLGALRPSVRAGLLCEQKYGALLNNFAAADHVPQELEPLNAADFVSEASQKAQQWQRGAAVGAAARGCQEGSGEGRTVMQAEMMAQAEMMAQAEMSPPLGASISSKIKCYTFPRGDITRFRPARPDSLGLLDYYLMDAASLLPVLALNVQPGDFVLDLCAAPGGKTLALLQTGFCGHLAANDISISRTKRLYQILHSYVPREVRDTVSVTSYDGRDWDQVKGGTFHKGAGAGSLLLQVLVDVPCTTDRHSATEEDNNIFHKRRTKERQMLPMLQLQLLMAGILAAKPGAEVVYSTCSLSPLQNECVVERALDIAEAQFNISIHVEDLSHFRTLFQDTFSFFSDCRLGELVLPHLTANFGPMYFCKLRRM
- the NSUN4 gene encoding 5-methylcytosine rRNA methyltransferase NSUN4 isoform X2; the protein is MQIQTFIIWAATAPRIPSTRLALHHFDTSYSLRLGALRPSVRAGLLCEQKYGALLNNFAAADHVPQELEPLNAADFVSEASQKAQQWQRGAAVGAAARGCQEGSGEGRTVMQAEMMAQAEMMAQAEMSPPLGASISSKIKCYTFPRGDITRFRPARPDSLGLLDYYLMDAASLLPVLALNVQPGDFVLDLCAAPGGKTLALLQTGFCGHLAANDISISRTKRLYQILHSYVPREVRDTVSVTSYDGRDWDQVKGGTFHKVLVDVPCTTDRHSATEEDNNIFHKRRTKERQMLPMLQLQLLMAGILAAKPGAEVVYSTCSLSPLQNECVVERALDIAEAQFNISIHVEDLSHFRTLFQDTFSFFSDCRLGELVLPHLTANFGPMYFCKLRRM